A region of Trichoplusia ni isolate ovarian cell line Hi5 chromosome 21, tn1, whole genome shotgun sequence DNA encodes the following proteins:
- the LOC113504228 gene encoding pupal cuticle protein PCP52-like, translating to MRVLIVAAFLACAAAAPSGLLAAPYGHGLIGHAGLAVAHTAPYAAVAHATPLAVAHAPVAVAHAAPALPTISPGDIAGAAIDAHVEASDHVRAASDAAREYHDQASELQGRAINAAEDHSWQAVNAIQTAEAQLDGAAAGVAPTLAKQLVGHSAVVAAAPVAYAAHGYAGHAYAAPAVAYAHAPLAVAHAAPVAFARGLYA from the exons ATGAGAGTTCTG ATTGTCGCCGCCTTCCTCGCCTGCGCCGCAGCCGCGCCCTCCGGCCTGCTGGCAGCCCCCTACGGGCATGGCCTCATCGGTCACGCCGGTCTTGCGGTAGCCCACACGGCTCCGTACGCCGCCGTTGCCCACGCCACCCCCCTGGCCGTGGCCCACGCCCCAGTGGCTGTGGCCCACGCCGCGCCCGCCCTGCCCACCATCTCCCCCGGAGACATTGCCGGCGCCGCCATCGACGCCCACGTTGAAGCCTCCGACCACGTCCGCGCCGCGTCCGACGCCGCCCGCGAGTACCACGACCAGGCCTCCGAGCTCCAGGGACGGGCAATCAACGCCGCTGAAGACCACTCCTGGCAAGCTGTCAACGCTATCCAGACCGCCGAGGCTCAGCTGGACGGCGCCGCCGCCGGTGTCGCGCCCACGCTCGCCAAGCAGCTGGTAGGCCACTCCGCCGTGGTCGCCGCCGCGCCCGTCGCCTACGCCGCTCACGGCTACGCCGGCCACGCCTACGCCGCTCCCGCCGTGGCCTACGCGCACGCTCCCCTTGCGGTCGCGCACGCTGCCCCCGTCGCTTTCGCTCGTGGACTCTACGCATAA
- the LOC113504232 gene encoding trypsin inhibitor-like, giving the protein MKCLIFVLFVAVIAMASYSEAHLHLRCEQPIEKGRCHGHFPKYGYDQEKKECVEFVFSGCGGNTNRFHTKRHCEISCML; this is encoded by the exons ATGAAGTGTTTAATTTTTGTCTTGTTTGTCGCTGTTATCGCCATGGCTTCTTATTCCGAag ccCATCTTCACCTTAGATGTGAGCAGCCGATAGAGAAAGGAAGGTGCCATGGCCATTTCCCCAA atatgGCTATGACCAGGAGAAGAAGGAGTGCGTCGAATTCGTCTTCAGTGGATGTGGGGGCAACACCAACAGGTTCCACACCAAGAGGCATTGTGAGATCTCATGCATGCTTTAG
- the LOC113504261 gene encoding chymotrypsin inhibitor SCI-III-like — protein MSDSISIILSLIVIFSICRAIQEIELESEEDDDDNICDLPIDEGDCYSDSLSDSDEDMNGTTVYGYNRNTTKCEEFIYEGCDGNKNRFDNTNECWKTCYTPIKYFLARVTQLLSAQ, from the exons atgagtgacagtatttcaattattttatcacttatTGTTATATTCAGTATATGCAGAGCTATTCAAGAAATTGAACTTG aaaGTGAAGAAGATGACGATGACAATATTTGTGATCTCCCGATAGACGAAGGTGACTGCTACAGTGACAGTCTGAGTGACAGTGACGAGGATATGAACGGTACCACTGT ataCGGCTACAACAGAAACACGACAAAATGCGAGGAATTCATATATGAAGGCTGCGACGGTAATAAAAACAGATTTGATAACACCAACGAGTGCTGGAAGACTTGCTACACGccaataaaatactttctagCTAGAGTCACACAGTTATTATCTgcacaataa
- the LOC113504206 gene encoding pupal cuticle protein PCP52-like, protein MRVLIVAAFLACAAAAPSGLLAAPYGHGLIGHAGLAVAHAAPYAAVAHATPLAVAHAPVAVAHAAPALPTISPGDIAGAAIDAHVEASDHVRAASDAAREYHDQASELQGRAINAAEDHSWQAVNAIQTAEAQLDGAAAGVAPTLAKQLVGHSAVVAAAPVAYAAHGYAGHAYAAPAVAYAHAPLAVAHSAPVAFARGFYA, encoded by the exons ATGAGAGTTCTG ATTGTCGCCGCCTTCCTCGCCTGCGCCGCAGCCGCGCCCTCCGGCCTGCTGGCAGCCCCCTACGGGCATGGCCTCATCGGTCACGCCGGTCTTGCGGTAGCCCACGCGGCTCCGTACGCTGCCGTTGCCCACGCCACCCCCCTGGCTGTGGCCCACGCCCCAGTGGCTGTGGCCCACGCCGCGCCCGCCCTGCCCACCATCTCCCCCGGAGACATTGCCGGCGCCGCCATCGACGCCCACGTTGAAGCCTCCGACCACGTCCGCGCCGCGTCCGACGCCGCCCGCGAGTACCACGACCAAGCCTCCGAGCTCCAGGGACGGGCTATCAACGCCGCTGAAGACCACTCCTGGCAAGCTGTTAACGCCATCCAGACCGCCGAGGCTCAGCTGGACGGTGCCGCCGCCGGTGTCGCGCCCACACTCGCCAAGCAGCTGGTAGGCCACTCCGCCGTGGTCGCCGCCGCGCCCGTCGCCTACGCCGCTCACGGCTACGCCGGCCACGCCTACGCCGCTCCCGCCGTGGCCTACGCGCACGCTCCCCTTGCGGTCGCGCACTCCGCCCCCGTCGCTTTCGCTCGTGGATTCTACGCATAA